The Novipirellula caenicola genome includes a region encoding these proteins:
- a CDS encoding glycine--tRNA ligase → MEKIVSLCKRRGYLFQSSEIYGGIQGFWDYGPLGVELKRNLKDAWWHDMISGHNELVKPESAPTAFEMVGLDSTIIMHPQVWKCSGHYDLFHDHMVDCRESKKRYRFDQIRGRWVEYQDKKVFVTTMAEAEQELDEVRRRGMKFFRLRNKDADKISVGDESLTLDKLDSTENVLAPDAKNLDTLTEPREFNLMFKTTLGALGGEDDTTFLRPETAQGIFVNFKNVLDSSRVGLPFGIGQIGKSFRNEITPRNFTFRSREFEQMEIEFFCHPDQSQQWYRYWRDRRLAWYKALGLSDESLIMREHHQEELAHYSVGTADIEYAFPFLPEGEYGELEGIAHRGDFDLRSHMEGKLDPSTRPMQVELGEDGKPKYRGSGRDLSYRDEATNEKFVPHVVEPSAGADRGALAFLCEAYTEDEAPDENGKLQSRTVMKLHPRLAPIKAAVFPLVKKDGMPEVAHEIYGELKRHMNVFYDEKGAVGRRYRRQDEAGTPYCITVDTDTLTDRTVTIRDRDTLEQTRVKIDDVVADLQTRING, encoded by the coding sequence ATGGAAAAAATCGTGTCGTTGTGCAAACGACGTGGCTACTTGTTTCAATCCAGCGAGATTTATGGTGGTATCCAAGGGTTTTGGGACTACGGTCCGCTGGGCGTCGAGCTCAAGCGAAATCTCAAGGACGCTTGGTGGCACGACATGATCAGCGGCCACAACGAGTTGGTGAAACCCGAATCGGCACCGACTGCGTTCGAGATGGTGGGGCTGGATAGCACGATCATCATGCACCCTCAAGTATGGAAGTGCAGCGGTCACTACGATCTGTTCCATGATCACATGGTCGATTGCCGCGAGTCGAAAAAGCGATACCGGTTCGATCAAATTCGCGGTCGCTGGGTCGAGTACCAAGACAAGAAGGTCTTTGTCACCACCATGGCCGAAGCCGAGCAGGAACTTGATGAAGTTCGCCGCCGCGGCATGAAATTTTTCCGGCTTCGCAACAAAGACGCCGACAAGATCAGCGTGGGCGACGAATCGCTGACGCTCGACAAGCTCGATTCCACCGAGAATGTGCTGGCGCCTGACGCAAAGAACTTGGACACGCTCACCGAGCCTCGCGAGTTCAATTTGATGTTCAAAACGACGCTCGGAGCGCTCGGCGGCGAAGACGATACCACGTTCCTGCGTCCTGAGACCGCTCAAGGGATTTTCGTCAATTTCAAGAACGTGCTCGACAGCAGCCGCGTTGGACTGCCATTCGGGATCGGCCAAATCGGCAAGAGTTTCCGTAACGAGATCACGCCGCGGAACTTCACCTTCCGATCGCGTGAATTCGAGCAGATGGAGATCGAGTTCTTCTGTCACCCCGATCAATCTCAGCAGTGGTACCGTTATTGGCGCGATCGCCGTTTGGCATGGTACAAGGCGTTGGGGCTATCGGACGAATCACTGATCATGCGTGAGCACCATCAGGAAGAGTTGGCGCATTACAGTGTCGGCACGGCCGACATCGAGTACGCCTTTCCTTTCTTGCCCGAAGGCGAATATGGTGAGTTGGAAGGCATCGCCCATCGCGGCGACTTCGATCTGCGAAGCCACATGGAAGGCAAACTCGATCCTTCGACTCGGCCAATGCAAGTTGAACTGGGCGAGGACGGCAAACCCAAGTATCGCGGCAGTGGTCGCGATCTAAGTTATCGTGACGAAGCGACCAACGAGAAATTCGTGCCACACGTGGTCGAGCCTTCGGCCGGGGCGGACCGCGGCGCACTAGCGTTCCTGTGCGAAGCCTACACCGAAGACGAAGCGCCGGACGAGAACGGCAAATTGCAAAGCCGCACGGTGATGAAGCTGCATCCTCGCTTGGCTCCGATCAAAGCGGCTGTCTTTCCACTAGTGAAGAAAGACGGCATGCCCGAAGTGGCTCACGAGATCTACGGCGAGCTGAAGCGGCACATGAACGTGTTCTATGATGAAAAAGGCGCGGTGGGCCGACGTTATCGTCGTCAAGACGAAGCCGGTACACCGTACTGCATCACCGTGGACACCGACACGTTGACTGATCGAACGGTCACGATTCGTGATCGTGATACCCTCGAGCAAACTCGCGTGAAGATCGATGACGTGGTTGCCGATCTGCAAACGCGGATCAATGGCTAG
- a CDS encoding tetratricopeptide repeat protein: protein MTGQTYPVASAARTFCRWSSLASWISISLIASSGCQWAASGKNAQGARLYEQGQYTAALQQFQQVIETDPNNADGYYNLAATTHRLGNQRGESELIQQAEALYNQCLDHDPNHVECHRGLGVLLVDTGRADRAFALLKNWAAQNPTYAEPRIELARLYEEYGEPQTALKYLEDSVQLDANNARAWLALGRLREKSGDLQQALQNYQRSLAINNMQTAAAERIAALSQHLNAVPIPSTQSNGTQIASPVGYDSGFIRR, encoded by the coding sequence ATGACTGGACAAACGTATCCTGTCGCCTCAGCAGCACGCACCTTTTGCCGATGGAGTTCGCTCGCATCGTGGATCTCGATCTCACTGATCGCTAGTTCGGGGTGCCAGTGGGCGGCCAGCGGTAAAAACGCTCAAGGCGCTCGGCTTTACGAGCAAGGCCAATACACCGCGGCACTGCAGCAGTTCCAGCAGGTGATTGAAACCGACCCCAATAACGCTGATGGCTACTACAATTTGGCCGCTACCACCCATCGGTTGGGGAACCAGCGAGGCGAGAGCGAATTGATCCAGCAGGCCGAAGCGCTCTACAACCAATGTTTGGATCACGATCCGAACCATGTGGAGTGCCACCGCGGTTTAGGGGTGTTGTTGGTCGATACCGGTCGTGCGGATCGGGCTTTTGCACTGCTGAAGAACTGGGCCGCTCAAAACCCCACGTATGCCGAGCCGCGAATCGAGTTAGCGCGTCTGTACGAAGAGTATGGCGAACCGCAAACGGCACTAAAGTATCTCGAAGATTCCGTGCAACTGGATGCCAACAACGCGCGAGCATGGTTGGCGCTAGGGCGATTGCGTGAGAAATCGGGAGATTTGCAGCAAGCACTGCAGAATTATCAACGCAGCCTCGCGATCAATAACATGCAGACGGCCGCTGCTGAACGAATTGCCGCACTGAGCCAGCATTTGAACGCGGTACCGATTCCCTCGACCCAGTCCAATGGCACTCAAATCGCTTCGCCGGTCGGGTATGACAGCGGATTCATCCGCCGCTAG